A section of the Acidobacteriota bacterium genome encodes:
- a CDS encoding M23 family metallopeptidase → MFLNRRFTIMVVPDARARMRRFHLRGAHLVAGAAAIAVLSILAASAPVGWLRAHRLASDLAAATRERDELAGRAEEIESTLAELRDRLDKFEQRTQKLAAIAGLDLPSLGPGGQGVSVGTDTLGPAERTALLGEEAEELASLGTLLGRRLDTVERAIGAQSERLARTPSILPVRGLIGAGFAWRRDPFTGRRQFHRGIDISAPEGTPVHAPGDAVVVKAERHRGYGKVLYLSHGDGIVTRYGHLSEFKVRPGDKVRRGDVIGLVGTTGRSTAPHLHYEVLVQGRQVDPMRFVLDEALFY, encoded by the coding sequence GTGTTCCTGAATCGACGGTTCACGATCATGGTCGTTCCGGACGCCCGCGCCCGGATGCGCCGCTTCCACCTTCGCGGCGCCCATCTGGTCGCCGGTGCGGCGGCGATCGCCGTCCTGTCGATCCTCGCGGCGTCCGCTCCCGTCGGTTGGCTGCGGGCTCACCGTCTCGCGTCCGACCTGGCGGCCGCGACCCGCGAGCGTGACGAACTCGCCGGCCGGGCCGAGGAGATCGAGTCGACCCTGGCGGAGCTCCGGGACCGCCTGGACAAGTTCGAACAGAGGACCCAGAAGCTGGCGGCGATCGCGGGACTCGACCTTCCCTCGCTCGGTCCGGGCGGGCAGGGCGTGTCGGTGGGAACCGACACCCTCGGACCGGCGGAGCGCACCGCGCTGCTCGGCGAGGAGGCCGAGGAGCTGGCCAGCCTCGGGACGCTCCTGGGACGCCGGCTCGACACGGTGGAGCGGGCCATCGGCGCCCAGTCGGAGCGGCTGGCGCGCACCCCGTCGATCCTTCCGGTCCGCGGCCTCATCGGCGCCGGCTTCGCCTGGCGGCGCGACCCCTTCACGGGACGGCGCCAGTTCCACCGCGGCATCGACATCTCGGCACCGGAAGGAACCCCGGTTCACGCCCCCGGCGACGCCGTCGTGGTCAAGGCCGAGCGTCACCGGGGGTACGGCAAGGTGCTCTACCTCAGCCACGGCGACGGGATCGTGACGCGCTACGGGCACCTGTCGGAATTCAAGGTCAGGCCCGGGGACAAGGTCCGAAGGGGAGACGTGATCGGCCTGGTCGGAACGACGGGCCGTTCCACCGCCCCGCACCTCCACTACGAGGTGCTCGTCCAGGGCCGGCAGGTCGACCCGATGCGTTTCGTCCTGGACGAGGCGCTCTTCTACTGA